One region of Eleutherodactylus coqui strain aEleCoq1 chromosome 5, aEleCoq1.hap1, whole genome shotgun sequence genomic DNA includes:
- the PLPP2 gene encoding phospholipid phosphatase 2: MLPGRRNVYVLLDVLCVLVASMPFIIMTLVNKPFKRGFYCDDESIKYPYRDDTITHGLMAGVTISCTVIIITTGELYMVFSKRLYSHSECNNYVAVLYKVVGTFLFGASVSQSLTDLAKYMVGRPRPNFLAVCDPDWSTVNCSGYVTELECRGSYANVTESRLSFYSGHSSFGMYCMLFLSLYVQARLCGQWARLLRPTIQFFLLSFALYVGYTRVSDYKHHWSDVLVGFLQGAMVAALTVCYVSDFFKVRPPQPCSKDPLETKPSLQLCESDQNHFGYLAGS, from the exons CGTCCATGCCATTTATTATTATGACACTGGTGAACAAGCCCTTCAAGCGCGGATTCTACTGCGATGATGAGTCCATTAAATATCCGTACCGGGACGACACGATCACGCACGGGCTAATGGCTGGCGTCACCATTTCCTGCACCGTTATTATT ATCACTACCGGGGAGTTGTACATGGTCTTCTCGAAGCGCCTCTACTCCCACTCCGAGTGCAACAACTACGTGGCCGTCCTTTACAAGGTGGTCGGAACGTTTCTGTTTGGCGCCTCCGTCAGCCAGTCCCTCACTGATCTTGCGAAGTACATGGTAGGACGTCCGCGCCCCAACTTCCTGGCTGTGTGCGACCCCGACTGGTCGACTGTCAACTGCTCCGGATACGTGACGGAACTTGAATGCCGTGGAAGTTATGCAAACGTAACGGAGTCCAG GCTCTCCTTCTACTCGGGACACTCCTCATTTGGAATGTACTGCATGCTCTTCCTCTCG TTATATGTCCAGGCCAGGTTATGTGGTCAATGGGCTCGCCTGCTTCGACCCACAATCCAGTTCTTCCTCTTGTCATTTGCGCTATACGTTGGATATACAAGAGTCTCGGATTATAAGCACCACTGGAGTGACGTCCTGGTGGGATTCCTGCAAGGGGCCATGGTGGCCGCACTCACT GTTTGCTATGTCTCAGATTTTTTCAAAGTCCGACCCCCTCAGCCATGTAGTAAAGACCCTCTAGAGACTAAACCAAGTCTCCAACTCTGTGAGTCTGACCAAAATCACTTCGGATACCTGGCAGGATCATGA